In a genomic window of Streptomyces noursei ATCC 11455:
- a CDS encoding NAD(P)/FAD-dependent oxidoreductase, translating to MNDSVYDVVVGGAGAAGLNAALVLGRARRRVAVVDAGEPRNAPAAHMQGFLSRDGMPPGDLLTAGRAEVARYGVSMIKGWVEDITHGFFVRLAGGATLKARRVLVATGLHDEVPAIPGVRERWGRDVLHCPYCHGYEVRDQPIGVIGNPHGSPGFSVHQTLLLTQWSDDVVFFPHTLELVEQEREKITALGVRINEGEVERLVTDSDRLRGVQLGGGRVAPRSAVFVGPRFVPHDALLTSLGCARSENGWVSTDPTGRTSVFGVWAAGNVTDPRAQVITAAGMGSAAAIAINVSLLDEDADRAVEAYRSAGQHYPTALEWGKWQAIQAVLANRGHAF from the coding sequence ATGAACGATTCTGTATACGACGTGGTGGTGGGGGGGGCCGGGGCGGCCGGCCTGAATGCCGCCCTGGTGCTGGGGCGGGCTCGCCGCCGAGTGGCAGTGGTGGACGCCGGAGAGCCGCGCAATGCCCCGGCTGCACACATGCAGGGTTTCCTGTCCCGGGACGGGATGCCCCCGGGGGATCTGCTCACGGCGGGCCGGGCCGAGGTGGCCCGGTATGGCGTGAGCATGATCAAGGGCTGGGTCGAGGACATTACCCATGGCTTCTTCGTGCGTCTGGCCGGTGGTGCGACGCTCAAGGCGCGCCGGGTACTGGTGGCCACTGGGCTGCATGACGAAGTACCCGCTATCCCCGGGGTTCGGGAACGGTGGGGGCGGGATGTGCTGCACTGCCCGTATTGCCATGGGTATGAGGTCCGTGACCAGCCGATCGGTGTTATCGGCAACCCGCATGGCTCCCCTGGCTTCTCCGTCCACCAGACGCTGCTGCTGACGCAGTGGTCGGATGACGTGGTCTTCTTCCCGCACACCCTCGAGCTTGTCGAGCAGGAACGGGAGAAGATCACCGCCCTAGGCGTGCGGATCAACGAGGGTGAGGTGGAACGCCTGGTGACAGACAGCGATCGGCTGCGCGGGGTCCAGCTGGGCGGAGGCCGCGTGGCACCCCGGTCAGCGGTGTTCGTCGGACCTCGTTTCGTGCCCCACGATGCCCTGCTGACCTCCCTCGGCTGTGCCAGGAGTGAGAACGGCTGGGTGAGCACCGATCCCACAGGCCGTACCAGCGTCTTCGGAGTGTGGGCGGCTGGCAACGTCACCGACCCCCGTGCCCAGGTGATCACCGCGGCCGGTATGGGTTCTGCTGCTGCCATCGCTATCAACGTCAGCCTGCTGGACGAGGACGCCGACCGGGCCGTCGAAGCGTACCGGTCGGCAGGCCAGCACTACCCCACCGCACTGGAGTGGGGCAAATGGCAAGCCATCCAGGCTGTTCTCGCTAACCGAGGCCACGCCTTCTGA
- a CDS encoding ATP-binding protein: MPANRATEQTFPRRVLSASGADVVLAPTPCSAASARRIVVAMVRDDRELADRGQLLISEAVTNVIAHTDSDSVRVFLSVDDCSGSLLCGVFDTCTHVPHLSVASQDTLAPAGEAIKIAESGRGLTLINGLSDAWGFARASDGKWLWFSLLPSHDQQSETATHHTHP, encoded by the coding sequence ATGCCCGCGAACCGTGCCACCGAGCAGACCTTCCCCAGACGCGTACTGTCAGCTTCCGGTGCAGATGTCGTCCTGGCTCCTACGCCTTGTTCTGCAGCCTCTGCACGTCGCATCGTCGTGGCCATGGTGCGCGACGACCGGGAACTGGCCGACCGCGGCCAACTGCTGATCTCCGAAGCAGTAACCAACGTTATCGCGCATACCGACAGCGATTCGGTACGGGTATTCCTCAGCGTTGATGATTGCTCCGGCTCTCTGTTGTGCGGTGTCTTTGACACCTGCACTCACGTCCCCCACCTCTCGGTTGCCTCCCAGGACACGCTCGCGCCTGCCGGCGAGGCAATCAAGATCGCAGAGTCCGGGCGGGGTCTCACCTTGATCAACGGCCTCAGCGATGCCTGGGGATTTGCGAGAGCATCCGACGGCAAGTGGCTCTGGTTCAGCCTCCTCCCCAGCCACGATCAGCAGTCTGAAACGGCCACACACCATACGCATCCATGA
- a CDS encoding thioredoxin family protein, whose translation MPVNHVTEQSFSMNVLQAKRTVLVAFWAPWCVACRQSAPILEQLAVEHAGVLEVVKVNVDEEPALAAQHGVAALPSFTVYTGGSQRCSWLGAAPKTAMEQTLAECLNGYTSIPAPRPPLP comes from the coding sequence GTGCCCGTAAACCATGTCACCGAACAATCATTCTCAATGAACGTCCTGCAAGCAAAGCGGACCGTTCTGGTCGCGTTCTGGGCCCCGTGGTGCGTCGCCTGCCGCCAATCCGCTCCGATCTTGGAGCAACTGGCCGTCGAGCACGCTGGAGTGCTCGAAGTAGTCAAGGTCAACGTCGACGAGGAACCCGCGCTGGCGGCCCAGCACGGTGTCGCTGCTCTTCCCTCCTTCACTGTCTACACCGGTGGCAGCCAGCGTTGTTCTTGGCTTGGTGCAGCTCCCAAGACCGCCATGGAACAGACACTCGCGGAGTGCCTCAACGGGTATACAAGCATTCCTGCCCCTCGCCCGCCCCTTCCCTGA
- a CDS encoding response regulator transcription factor, producing MPDPGTPCTSHPTAPLSLFTDHQRTNAETPQNSTALTPAELEVLQLLPSELTVGEIAAMRHVSTNTVNTQLKSIYRKLGVRRRLGAINAARQQALLPSHHIPLKPHPNRTE from the coding sequence ATGCCCGACCCCGGAACGCCCTGCACCAGCCATCCGACCGCTCCACTGTCCCTCTTCACCGACCACCAGCGCACCAACGCTGAGACGCCACAGAACAGCACCGCCCTAACACCTGCCGAACTGGAAGTACTCCAGCTACTGCCAAGCGAACTCACCGTCGGCGAAATCGCGGCCATGCGCCACGTCTCCACCAACACCGTCAACACACAGCTGAAGAGCATCTACCGCAAACTGGGCGTCCGACGACGACTCGGAGCCATCAACGCGGCTCGACAACAAGCCCTCCTCCCCTCCCACCACATACCCCTCAAGCCTCACCCAAACAGGACCGAGTGA
- a CDS encoding transposase encodes MVVVESRLIAEVAREIQVNEGTLGTWVSRYRQEHAGEEPPLNISERARLRELERENRELRMKTEFLGKAAAFFAQEYR; translated from the coding sequence ATGGTGGTTGTGGAGTCCCGCCTGATCGCTGAGGTCGCCCGAGAGATACAGGTGAACGAGGGAACGCTGGGCACCTGGGTCAGCCGGTACCGGCAAGAGCACGCCGGTGAGGAGCCCCCGTTGAACATCAGCGAACGTGCCCGCCTTCGCGAATTGGAACGTGAGAACCGGGAACTCCGTATGAAGACCGAGTTCCTGGGAAAAGCTGCGGCCTTCTTCGCCCAGGAATACCGGTGA
- a CDS encoding transposase family protein, whose product MLVYPSAIDLSSASLQFLAGRLTVHRRQIGTRWRRLTAGRQALLVLAHLRCGDTYARLAAGFAIGIATVCRYVHEGIGVLAALAPTLQQAMKTAAGKAFVILDGTLLPIDRVAADRPYYSGKHKRHGMNVQVLADPFGRILWASPALPGAVHDIKAARTHSIIEALASCGVTCWADKGYQGAGGTVRVPYRGRWKHLSHGQQAVNRAHAKIRALGERAMATLKNWRLLRKLRCSTTRITHTAQAILTLTLNTTT is encoded by the coding sequence GTGCTTGTCTACCCGTCGGCGATCGATCTGTCCAGCGCGTCCCTGCAGTTCCTCGCCGGCCGCCTGACAGTCCATCGTCGGCAGATCGGGACGCGGTGGCGTCGGCTGACTGCAGGCCGACAGGCCCTTCTGGTCCTGGCGCACCTGCGCTGCGGGGACACCTATGCCCGCCTCGCAGCGGGCTTCGCGATCGGTATCGCCACCGTGTGCCGCTACGTCCACGAGGGCATCGGCGTCCTGGCCGCTCTTGCCCCGACGTTGCAGCAGGCGATGAAGACCGCGGCAGGCAAGGCTTTCGTGATCCTCGACGGGACACTACTCCCCATCGACCGCGTCGCCGCCGACCGCCCGTACTACTCCGGGAAACACAAGCGGCACGGCATGAACGTGCAAGTCCTCGCCGACCCCTTCGGCCGGATCCTATGGGCCTCACCCGCACTGCCAGGAGCCGTCCACGACATCAAAGCCGCCCGAACCCACAGCATCATCGAGGCTCTCGCCTCATGTGGCGTCACATGCTGGGCGGACAAGGGATACCAAGGCGCCGGCGGCACCGTCCGTGTCCCGTATCGCGGCCGTTGGAAGCACCTCTCCCACGGTCAGCAAGCCGTCAACCGTGCCCACGCAAAAATCCGCGCCCTCGGCGAACGCGCCATGGCCACCCTCAAGAACTGGCGTCTCCTCAGGAAGCTCCGCTGCAGCACCACCCGCATCACCCACACCGCCCAAGCCATCCTCACCCTGACCCTCAACACCACAACCTGA
- a CDS encoding IS3 family transposase produces MHRTTFPTLAHAHRAIVRYIEMFYNRKRLHSGLGYKTPAEVHAEYEELQAVT; encoded by the coding sequence GTGCACCGAACTACGTTCCCAACACTCGCACATGCCCACCGAGCGATCGTTCGCTACATCGAGATGTTCTACAATCGAAAACGCCTCCACTCCGGACTCGGCTACAAGACCCCCGCAGAAGTCCACGCCGAGTACGAGGAGTTGCAGGCAGTGACATAA
- a CDS encoding ISAs1 family transposase encodes MPSSLIDVLQRHRGDVDLPKLTSLSEVLDRLPDPRRVRGRRYRLGSLLALCLLAVLSGATTLAGIARFAADAPAEVRQRIGLRGLPRATTLGRLLSRLDGDVLDDAVGAWLTLHARDPADDDSSLVGVAIDGKAVRGSRHGEQAAIHLLAAVLHESQTVVSQRQITAKSNEIPAFVPLLVPLDLRRYVITADALHTQTAHAEHLIARGGHYILVVKGNQKNLRRQLRRLPWREVPLQHRTREQGHGRREIRRLKVCTVQPGLLFPHAVQAIEIKRRRTSRKTGKTTIKTIYAVTSLAPEQATAARIAELVRGHWQVEALHHIRDVTFAEDASRVHTGTAPRAMATLRNLAIGLIRQAGWTNIAAATDHYRSRTDHALQLLNLEN; translated from the coding sequence GTGCCATCCTCCCTGATCGATGTCCTGCAGCGCCACCGCGGGGACGTTGACCTGCCCAAACTCACCTCGCTCTCCGAGGTCTTGGACCGCCTGCCCGATCCACGGCGGGTGCGAGGCCGCCGCTACCGGCTGGGTTCCTTGCTCGCCCTGTGCCTGCTCGCGGTCCTCAGCGGCGCCACCACACTGGCCGGCATCGCCCGCTTCGCCGCCGATGCCCCTGCGGAGGTGCGGCAGAGGATCGGGCTACGCGGTCTGCCCCGCGCGACCACCCTGGGGCGACTGCTGTCCCGGCTGGACGGCGATGTCCTTGATGACGCCGTGGGCGCATGGCTCACGCTGCACGCGAGGGACCCGGCAGACGACGACTCCTCGCTGGTGGGCGTGGCCATCGATGGCAAGGCCGTACGCGGCAGTCGCCACGGCGAACAGGCGGCCATCCATCTGCTGGCCGCCGTCCTGCACGAGAGCCAGACGGTGGTCTCCCAGCGGCAGATCACCGCGAAGAGCAACGAGATCCCCGCCTTCGTTCCCCTGCTGGTCCCGCTCGACCTGCGCAGATACGTCATCACCGCCGACGCGCTGCACACCCAGACCGCACACGCCGAACACCTCATCGCCCGCGGCGGGCACTACATCCTGGTCGTCAAGGGCAACCAGAAGAACCTCCGCCGACAGCTGCGGCGCCTGCCCTGGCGCGAAGTCCCGCTCCAGCACCGCACGCGAGAACAGGGCCACGGCCGACGCGAGATCCGCCGTCTCAAGGTCTGCACCGTCCAGCCCGGGCTGCTCTTCCCGCACGCCGTGCAGGCCATCGAGATCAAGCGCCGCCGAACCAGCCGCAAGACCGGCAAAACGACCATCAAGACGATCTACGCGGTCACCAGCCTCGCTCCCGAACAGGCCACAGCGGCCCGGATCGCGGAACTCGTTCGTGGACACTGGCAAGTTGAGGCCCTGCACCACATCAGAGACGTGACCTTCGCCGAGGACGCCTCCCGCGTCCACACCGGCACCGCACCCCGCGCGATGGCAACCCTCCGCAACCTCGCCATCGGCCTCATCCGCCAGGCCGGCTGGACCAACATCGCAGCCGCCACCGACCACTACCGGTCACGCACCGACCACGCACTCCAACTACTCAATCTTGAGAACTGA
- a CDS encoding ExeA family protein yields MPFGKDLAPGMLHRHSSHAQAAARITWCIGERCLEVITGEVGAGKTIAVRAARDALDHPRHTIIYLPNPAIGVTGIHQAIVTRLGGVPKPHRSTLIPQAADALATEHAERGRVPVLVIDEAHLLDHKPLEAVRMLTNHDMDSTSPPACLLVGQPTLRRNIKLGMLAALGQRIAIRYNMPPMTSEETNSYLAHHLALAGRSDTLYSDDAITLIHDSSRSYPRAVNNLAVQALLSAYADSKSIVDEASARAAIAEVTEE; encoded by the coding sequence ATGCCCTTCGGCAAGGACCTGGCCCCGGGGATGCTGCACCGGCACTCCTCCCATGCCCAGGCCGCGGCCCGCATCACCTGGTGTATCGGCGAACGCTGCCTCGAAGTGATCACCGGCGAGGTCGGCGCCGGGAAGACCATCGCCGTCCGAGCGGCCCGCGACGCCCTCGACCACCCCAGACACACCATCATCTACCTCCCCAACCCCGCCATCGGCGTCACCGGCATCCACCAGGCCATCGTCACCCGCCTCGGCGGGGTCCCCAAACCCCACCGCTCGACGCTAATCCCTCAGGCCGCGGACGCGCTGGCCACCGAACACGCCGAGCGCGGGCGGGTTCCCGTCCTGGTCATCGACGAGGCCCACCTACTTGATCACAAGCCACTGGAAGCCGTGAGGATGCTCACGAACCACGACATGGACTCCACCAGCCCGCCGGCCTGCCTCCTGGTCGGACAGCCCACCCTCCGCCGCAACATCAAACTCGGCATGCTCGCCGCCCTTGGCCAGCGCATCGCGATCCGCTACAACATGCCGCCCATGACCAGCGAGGAAACCAACAGCTACCTCGCCCACCACCTCGCCCTCGCCGGACGCTCCGACACCCTCTACTCCGACGACGCAATCACCCTGATCCACGACAGCTCCCGCAGCTACCCACGCGCGGTCAACAACCTCGCCGTCCAGGCACTGCTGTCCGCCTACGCCGACAGCAAATCCATCGTCGACGAAGCATCCGCCCGCGCCGCTATCGCCGAAGTCACCGAGGAATGA
- a CDS encoding IS5 family transposase (programmed frameshift), whose translation MGKRQSRPWIVSDELWALIEPLLPKPGPKLVEGRPRVPDRQALCGILFVLHTGIQWEYLPQELGFGSGMTCWRRLAAWNEAGVWDQLHVLLLKKLRSAKKLDWSRAVIDSSHVRAARKGPKSGPSPVDRARPGSKHHVVTDAQGIPLAVSLTGGNRNDVTQLLPLLDKIPAVAGVVGRPRHRPDALFADRGYDHDKYRRLLWQRGIRPVIARRGEPHGSGLGIFRYVVERTIAWLHGFRRLRIRWERRDDIHEAFLGLATCLITYRHVRRLC comes from the exons GTGGGGAAACGTCAGTCGCGGCCGTGGATCGTGTCGGATGAACTGTGGGCCCTGATCGAGCCGTTGCTGCCCAAGCCGGGGCCGAAGCTGGTCGAGGGGCGGCCGAGGGTGCCGGACCGGCAGGCGTTGTGCGGGATCCTTTTCGTGCTGCACACCGGCATCCAGTGGGAGTACCTGCCACAGGAGCTGGGCTTCGGTTCGGGTATGACCTGCTGGCGGCGGCTGGCCGCGTGGAACGAGGCCGGGGTGTGGGATCAGCTGCATGTGCTGCTGTTGAAGAAGCTGCGGTCGGCGAAGAAGCTGGACTGGTCGCGGGCGGTGATCGACTCCTCCCATGTGCGGGCGGCCCGCA AGGGGCCCAAAAGCGGTCCCAGCCCGGTCGATCGCGCACGGCCGGGCAGTAAGCACCACGTCGTCACCGATGCCCAGGGCATCCCGCTCGCGGTGTCGCTGACTGGCGGCAACCGCAACGACGTCACCCAGCTCCTGCCCCTGCTCGACAAGATCCCCGCCGTCGCCGGGGTTGTCGGCCGGCCCCGGCACCGGCCCGACGCGCTGTTCGCCGACCGCGGCTACGACCACGACAAGTACCGGCGCCTGCTGTGGCAGCGCGGAATCCGTCCCGTGATCGCGAGACGAGGCGAGCCACACGGCTCCGGCCTGGGCATCTTCCGGTATGTCGTCGAACGAACGATCGCCTGGCTGCACGGCTTCCGTCGCCTGCGCATCCGGTGGGAGCGACGGGACGACATCCATGAAGCCTTCCTCGGGCTCGCCACATG